The Neoasaia chiangmaiensis sequence GCCAGGCGGGCAATCCAATCCTCTGCAAGACCGGAATCCGTCACGACATGGGAGACATCTTCCAGCTTGCCGACCCGAAAGGTCGCGTGCTGACCGAATTTGCTACTGTCCATCAGAAGGAATTGCATCGTGGAATGACGAATCATCGCGGCATTCAGACTGGCTTCGTCACTATCCGGCGTCGCGATGCCGCCATCCGGCAACACGGCGCTGGCACCGAGGAAAAGCTGATCGAACCACAGCGCCTCGATACTGCGCTCGGCCAGCGGCCCCACGATACTCCGGTTCTCGTTCCGGATCCGCCCCGCCAGCAGGGAGATTTGCAGCTTCGGCGTGTCCAGAAGCGCATCGACAATGGCGATGCTGTTCGTGAAGACATTGAGCGGCATGGGCTCCAGCCGCAGACGTCGCGCCAGTTGCAGCACGGTCGTGCCGGAATCGAGAAATACCGACGAATGCGGGCGAATATGCCCATAGGCTGCTTCGGCGATGGCCCGCTTGGCCCGCAGACAATGACTTTCCCGCGCCTCGAAACCAATTTCCTGCCCGCCGGAATCGACGATTTCAGCCCCGCCATGCGTGCGCCGCACGAAACCCTGCTCTTCAAGACGTTGCAGGTCTCGGCGAATTGTCGCAACTGAGCTGTCGACGATCTGTGCCAGTTCATTCACGCCGGTTGCGCCATGACGATAGAGGTAGTGACGTATCTGCGTCAGGCGGTCGGGCTGCATGATTTCTCCCAAGGGAATGAGACGGCAGGAGATTGGCACCGTTTCGCCTCCCCCTCAATTCGGCAACAAAAACGATCATTGTCAAGATTGTTTGTGATCGTTCTTGATTGAAGCGTGGCCACCGTCATCGAGATTATGGAGGCCGTCATCGCCCGAATCGAGGCAGATGAGCCATGATAAGCGCATATATGGATCACATAACTTCACCATCAACGCATAAAAATCCATCATCAGTATCTTTTTTGATCGTTATTGATCGTTTTGGTCTTGCAATTGATATTCCAGCCGTGACTAAGCTGCTGCCATCAATCCGGGAGACCAGTCCATGCGCAAGGCACCCAGCCGTTCGAAGCCCCATTCCTGTCGTTCCGCCCGACTGCTACGTCGCACTGGCGCTACATTGCTTTGTTCGACGATCATGATGCCGCTGGCGCTTGGTGCAGAGCCCACGAACAAACCGTCAGGGCCGAAAGCCACGAGGGCCGGAAATGCCCGTGCCAACCCAGCGGCACCACGGCAGCACGCATCAAGCCCGACCAGCGAAAATATCCAGGTGGTTGGCGGCATCGGCAGTGCCAACGGCGTCACCAATACCACGGCTGGCGGCGGTCTCCTTCCTCCGGAAAAGTCACCTCAGGCACAGCAATCGGTGACACGCGATTTCATTGCGAAGCAGTCGCCCACCAGCAATCCGCTTTCGCTGATCCAGTATATTCCGGGCGTGACACTCTCGAACGCGGACGCGTTCGGCCAGTCCGACCAGAGCAGCTTCTATATGCGCGGCATGACGCAAACATCCGTCGGCTATACGATCAACGGCATCCCCGCCGCCGACATGTCCCATTACACACCTTACACATCCGAAGCGGCTGATACCGAGAACATCCAGAAAATCACGGTCCAGCAGGGTGTCGCCGATATCGCCATGCCCGTCTATAATGCCATTGCAGGCTCGATAAAGGAGACGCTGACCGATCCAGCGGAACATTTTGGCGGCAAGCTTGATCTGAGCTACGGCAATCATCAGGCCGCCCGCGAATTTCTGCGCCTGGACAGTGGCGAGATCGGCCACACCGGCATCAGGACATTCGCGTCCTATTCCTATGGCACACACGCCATGTGGCTCGGCCCAGGCCGCAGCCGCCGCTCACATATCGATTCAATGGCGCTGAAAGAGTGGGGCGAGGGTAACAGCGCACGAATTTTCCTGACATACAATCAGGCGAGCGAACCCTACTTCCTCAGCATCACGATGCCGCAATGGAAGCAATTTGGCCGCTCAGCCGCGTATTACGACCCGACATACACGCCTGGCGATTACAACTACTACAAGCTGAATAGCGAACAATCGCATTCAGTCATCATCGGCGCGCCTTTCACCTTCAATCTTGGCCATGGTCTGACCTTTGAGTCCGCACCGTATTATGTTCACATCCATGGCACGTTCAATAACGGACAGACGCAGGCGGAATATGGCTATAACGGCACGCAACCCACCGGGAATCTCAATCTCCCCGGCGCGGTAGACGGGTATGCCCCCGTCATGGCCATCGACAACTCCAATCAACATGCCGCCGGCTTCAACAACACATTGAGCTGGAAATACGGCCATAACGAATTGAAAGTCGGCTATTGGTACAATTATTATGACCAGACCGAATCTGCGCCCATCACACTGATCGGCGACAACGGCGAAGGCGAAAATTACTGGGGAAAATATCCGATCCGCGGACAAAACGGCGACCCGCTTCTACAGTTCAATATTCACCTTATTCAACAACTGAACTCGCTCTTCGTTTCCGACACCTACAAGGCGCTCAACGATAAACTGATCCTCAATGCCGGGTTCAAATACGTCATGATGTCCTATCATTCGACAAACCTGATTCCGGGTGACCTCTATAACTACGGCCGCAATGACGGGCAGCCTCTGCCGCAGGTCTCCGCCTCCTACCAGATCACGCCGCACGACCAGATTTATCTGGATGCCGCAACCGCGTTCAAGGAACCGCAAGGTATTCTTGTCTACGGAACATACTGGGACGGCTCGTCACCTACCGTCGATCTCGCACATTCAACGAATCTGAAGGCACAATATTCAATTTCGGAGGAAATCGGTTATCGCCATACCGGCCTCGTCAACATCACCGCATCATTCTTCAATTACAACTCGACAAACCGCCAGAGCTCGATCTCCAGCTACATCGGTGGCCGGCTGGTCTCCAACTATATCAATGCGGGTGGCCAGACATCGCGAGGTTTCCAGATTGCCGCAGGCCTGCGTCCCTGGCACGGATTCAGCCCATATGCGTCCTTCCAGTATCTGCACGTCACGACGGACAACAACCTGCCAAGGGGTGCGGATTACATTCGCAGCGCAGGCAAGATCGCGCCTTACAGCCCGAAATATACCGTCAACGTCGGCCTCTCCTATGACAACGGCCATTTCTTCGCCAACGGCTATATGAGCTATGTCAGTTCGCAATATTCAACATACATGGACGATCAGACCATGCCAGGTTATGCGATCGGCAACGTCACGATGGGGTATCGTTTCAAAAAACTCTGGATCGCCAAATATCCGCAGGTGCAGGTGAACGCGATGAACATCACGGATAACAAGTATCTTGCAGCGGGCAATGGTGGACTAAACGCCAGAACAACCAGAGGTGTTTTCGGCTCGACGATTTCGGGCAGTTCGCCCACCTATGTTATCGGCGGCGGCTTCGGACTCATCTTCTCCGTTTCGACAGGTTTCTAAGTTATGAGCATGAGAAGATTCACATCGGGCGTGTTTCTGGCCTCGGTCAGTCTGATGGCGTTTTCGAGCGCGCAGGCCGAGGATTCCACGGTCCTGAACCCTGGCACGCCGGTCGCAAGCCTGACGAATGCACAGCAGAGCTTTGGCAACAGTGCTGTCCGGCTTTCATGGATAAAGCGTGGCTCGAAACTCGTCGAACCGAAATTTACCGATCAGGCACATGGACAGACAATCGCACTGCGTGGGCTGTTCACTGTCAATCTCGCCAATGGAGAAGCCCTGACCAGTGCCGACCTGCCCCTGACACAGGCACCAAGGGTCGAGACGATAACACCCGATGTGAAAGCCTCACGCGCGGCAGACCACCTGCCCGGCCAAGCCGTCACCGCGCGCTTTGCCGATCCGCAAGGCCGCTTCACACTTGTATGGCGTGCGGAGCAACGTGAGGGGTCGCCCTATCTCCGCGAAAGCATTGCCTTGACGCCACGATCGCAGGCTTTGGCGATCAGGAACGTCGCCCTGCTGGAGGCGAACAGCAATGACGGCGAGGTCATCGGCGATGTTCAGGGCTCTCCGGTCTTCATTGATGACAGTTATTTCGGCATTGAAAATCCGCTGTCGGAAAGTCTGGCATTCAATGGCCGAACCCGTCTGACCCTCGCGCAGGCCCTGCCCATTCAGGCCGATCATGCCTTCACGGTCTCCGCTGTCGGCGGCGTCGTGCGCCACGGTCAGATGCGTCGCGATTTCCAGATATACGTGGAGCGCGAGCGTACCCATCCATACCGGCCGTTCCTCAATTATAATTCGTGGTACGACATCGGTTATTTCACCCCTTACACACAAGCGGACGCCGAAAATCGTATCAAGGCTTTTGGTGAGGAACTCGTGCGCCGCCGCGGTGTCGAACTGAATTCCTATCTGTTCGACGATGGGTGGGACGACCGAAGCGGCACCTGGCAGTTCAGCAAGGATTTCCCGCAGGGTTTTCGGCCGCTCTGCCAGCTTGCCTCGTCATACGGTGCTGCACCCGGCGTGTGGCTCTCGCCATGGGGCGGCTATAGCAAACCCAAGGAAATCCGCGTCGCCGCCGGACAAAAGATCGGTCTGGAAACGCGTGATGGTGGCTTCGACCTTTCCGGCCCCAACTATTATGCCGTCTTCCACAAGGCCGTCATGACGCTGCTCCGCGAGGACTGCATCAACCAGTTCAAGTTCGACGGTACGGGCAACGCCAATCAGGTCGCGCCCGACAGTGTCTTCAATAGCGATTTTGACGCCGCAATCCATTTGATCGCCGATATCTATCGCACTAAACCCAATACGTTCATCAACCTCACAACTGGCACGTATCCGTCACCATTCTGGCTGCGGACGGCGGATTCCATCTGGCGGGGCGGTGAAGATGACATGCTGCGCGGGGTCGGAACCAGACGTCAGCGCTGGATCACCTACCGTGATTCCGACACCTATCATAACATCGTCGTCAAAGCCCCGCTCTTCCCGCTCAATTCCCTCATGCTGCATGGCATCATCTACGCGCAGAAAAATCAGCGTCTGAACGACGACCCCGGTCACGATTTCCCCGACGAAGTGCATTCCTTTTTCGGCACCGGCACGGACGAGCAGGAACTCTACATCACGCCCAGCCTGCTGAAACCGGCCGACTGGGATGTCATCGCACAAACCGCGAAATGGGCCCGCGCCAATGCGGACGTGCTGAAGGACAGTCATTGGGTCGGCGGTGATCCGGGCCGTCTGGAACCCTACGGCTGGGCAGCATGGACGCCCCACAAGGCAATCATCACCCTGCGCAATCCGGATCAGACGTCTCGCAATATCCTTATCGAGCCGCGCAAGGTGCTGGAATTGCCGTCCGATGCACCGTCACATTATGCCGTCCATGCACTCTGGGCGAAATCAGCAGCGCCAAAAACCCTGGACGCCGAAACACCCGTCGTCATTCGACTGGCGCCATTCGAAGTCATGACGCTGGAGCTGACGCCGTAAGCCCCGTGCTCTCACGTCGCACCGCCCTGACCCTGGGGCTCTTCGCGCTCGGCGACCGTCTGGTGACATCGACGCAAGCCGCCACACGTCCGTCGGCAGCACGACCAGACGGACGTGCACACCGACTGACGCTGCATCCGGACGGCTTCCGTCTCGATGACGTCCCCTTTCAGATCCGCTCCGGCGAAATGCACCCGGCCCGCATTCCCCGTCGCGAGTGGGCCCATCGCATTGCCATGGCCAAGGCGATGGGCCTTAACACCATCGGTATCTATCTGATCTGGAACACGCTCGAAACGAGCCCGAATGTGTTCGATCTGCATACCGATCGCCGGAACTTCGCTGCTTTCATCCGCCTCTGTCAGGAAGCAGGGCTTTGGGTTTTCCTGCGTCCCGGCCCCTATATTTGCGGTGAGTGGGATTTCGGCGGCTTGCCACCCTACCTCCTCTTCGATGGCGACATCGCCTTACGCACACGCGACCCCGCTTTCCTCAGCGCCTGCGAACGCTATATCGCAACTCTCGCCCCGGTCCTGCGCCCATTCCTGTCCCAGAACGGCGGGCCCATCCTCCTGACGCAGATCGAGAACGAATACGCGTCGTTCGGTGGCGATATCGATTATATGCACTGGACACGCAACGCGTGGGAGCGCCACGGAATTCCGGGGCCTTTCACGATCGCGGACGGCCTGCCGCAACTACGCGAAAAGCGCATATTTCTCCCCGATTGTGCGATCGGCCTGGATGGCGAAAACAATATCGCCGACACCAGAGCGCTTGCGCCCGATGCGCCGTTCTGGATCAGTGAAGCCTATCCTGGCTGGCTCACGCATTGGGGTGAAAAAGCGATGGCACGCGTGGATTTCACCAAGGACTTCCACGCCATCCTGCGCGCCGGCGTCTCTTTCAACCTCTATGTCGTGCATGGCGGGACCAACTTCGGATTCGGCGCAGGCGCAAATGCACATCGCGACGGATCGTCCTTCCAGCCGGTGGTCACCAGCTACGATTACGATGCACCTATCGACGAGGCTGGCCGCCCCACGGCAAAATTCCACGCGCTTCGTGCCGCGTTATTGCAGGCAACCGGCACACCTGCCGCACAAGTGCCGAAACCGCCTGACATGACCGATTTTCAGGCGGTTATTCCCGCACATGTCGGCAGATTGGAAAATCTGCTGCCCCCACCCCTGCACGCGGAGCATCCGGTTTCGCTCGAACGTGGTTTGCGGCAGGGTCACGGCATGGCGCTCTATCGCGTCACGATACCGCCGAACATCGGCGGCATGCTCCGGTTACCTCCCGTTCACGACTACGCACGTATTTTTCTCGACGGCACCGATATCGGCACGATATCGCGCATGGTTCCCAACGATGCCGATACGATGATCCCACCGGCCGGGCATCCTCGTCGGCTGGATATCTGGGTCGATAGCTTTGGCCATATCGGCTATGGCGCTGCACTGGGGGATCGGAAAGGGCTCGATGGCCCTGTCACTCTGGGCAACCATATCCTCCACGACTGGCAAATATTCGGCCTGCCGCTGGGCGACCGTTTTATCGCCCAATGCGCACCATTGTCGCCAGACATAGATGCTCGCGGCTTTCTGTTTCGCGCCTCTTTTGACTTGCGCGCGCCGGGCGGCACATACGTGGATCTCAGTAACTGGAAAAAAGGATATTGCTGGATCAATGGCCATCTTCTGGGACGCTACTGGCATATTGGCCCTCAGCAGCGTCTCTACTGCCCCGCCGAATGGCTAAAGCCCAGCGGCAACGATCTCATGCTTCTGGATTATCATCAGAAAGAGCCCGCTCCGGTCATCGGAAAGACTTCTTTGGAGAACTGAACGCATCTTTCCGGACGGAATTTCCAGTCACCTCTCCGCGCGACATCGTCCAACAAAAAAAGGCCAACATAACGTTGGCCTTTTTTCCTGCATCGCCTCTAAAAATCAGAAGCCGGTAGAGAGCGAAACCAGCGCGGCAAAATTACCGCCCGTGAGATAGACAGGCGATCCTGCCGAAATCGCATTGCCGTAAATGCCGCGCCGCCCCTGCGCCGTCGCCGAGAAACTGCCGGGAGACGAGCGGTAAAGATTATTGCCGATATTGATCAGGTTCAGCTGAATTTTCGGCCCCTTCAGATGCGGCACATGCGGGAAACGATAACCAAGCGAAATATCGGACACGACATAATAGGGAATGCGCTGATCGTTCATGAACGTCGACCATTGCGAACCGACATAGCGAAGGTCGAAATTACCGAAGAAGTGCTTGTTGTCGTCATAGGACAGCCCGACCGAAGCCGTCCAATGCGGCGCCGCGACCATCGTTTTCCCTGCCGTCGGCAGATAATCGATGACGGAAGCGCCCGCTGCGTTTTTCGCGGATACAGGCACGTTGTTATCCAGCGTCGCATGCAGATACTGCGCCGAAACATACGGGCTGAAATGATGCCAGGGCTTCAGTCCCAGTTCGCCCTGAATGCCGCGCGACGTCTCGCCACCGATATTGATCGGCTCGGAAATCAGCATATTGGTATTGGGAATATAGGCGCTCGACGTGACCTGATGGTTCGTCAGGTTCATGTTGAATGCCGAAATCTGGAAATTGATTAACTTTCCGGTATGGCGATAACCGATTTCCTCACCGATCGAGTATTCCGGCTTCAGGCTGCCCGGCTGCTCCACGGCATGGGCGGAATTCGGATCGAAAATCTGGCTATAGGCCTCGACGGATTCCGGCGCGCGGAAAGACGTCGTCCCGTTCAGGTAGATCTGGTCGCGCGGCGTGATCTGATAGCTGGCCGAGAACTGCGGCAGAGGCTCGAAATAATTGCCGACAACCTTGTATGGATCCGCTCCGGGAACATCGTTGGTACCCTGACGCGCCACCATCGCCGCGCGGAAACCGGCGCTCAATGTCAGCTTGTCGTCCAGCAGCTTGAGCGTGTCCGCCAGATAGAGCGCATTCACCTGCTGGACGAAGTTGAGGTTATAGCCGCTCAACAGAGCGCCGCCCGTACCCGGTACGGTGATGCCGTAACGACCATAGGCGTTGGCAGCCTTGCCGGAAGGATCGACCACCGCAAAGGTCGATAGCTCCTCATGCGTCGTATACGAATACCAGTATCCGAACGACAGCGTATTACTCCCTAACGTCCAGTTGAGCGACGCGTTGATCGCACCGGTCTTCTGGTTCCAGGGATCGACACCCGCCGTCGTCAACATGCGCTGGCCGTTGGCACCGACATAGGAATTGGGCTGGTTCAGATCGCCATATTGCATCGTGCCGTAATAACCGCCCGACGCCGGAATATTCTCGCCACCCACCGACGGACCATTCTGATGCACGTAATAAGGCGTGACGTTCAGCGTCAGATTATGGGCAAGCGTGAAATGCATCGGCGCAATCACGTCGAGCGAATTCAGATTGCCGAAATTCAGTTTATAATACGTCGAGTTGCCGGGATAATAGGTCGGGCTATAATTGAAGCCCGTGCCATACTGCTTCCATTGCGCGGCCGTCGGTTCACGCCAGGTCGTCTGCTCCTGGCGGTTATATCCGAAAATCGCGGTGATGGAGTTATCCTCACCCCACTCCTTCACGAACTTCGAATCGATGTGATATCGTTCCGCCCCGCCCGGACCGCGCCAGTTGTTGTTCGACAGATGGGAGAATGATGCAAAGCCGCGAATGCCGGTATTGCCGATATCACCCGTATCGAGACGCAGGAATTCCTTGTTCGCGCTGTGCGTGCCACCCAGCAGGCTCAGATATCCACCGTATTGATGCGACGGATTCATTTCGGTCGCGGAAATCTGTCCACCCACCGCGTTGAACAGTGGCGCATCCAGATCGGGCGATCCCTGGGAGACGGTCACCGAACCAAGATTTTCCGTATCGACGAGCATCGACGTGTACGGCTCATAATTGATCGGATCCGCCAGTGGTGCGCCTTCGAACAGATAGCCGATCTGGCTTTCATTCATGCCGCGCATGGTCAGCGTATCGCCCGCAGTGCCCAGCGGGCTCTGGTTGGCATACACTACACCCGGCAGATTCGCGATCATCGACGAGATGTTGCCGCTTGGCGTCTGCTTGGCGATCCAGTCGCGCGTCACGCCGCTTTGCGAACGCGGCGCGGTCTGACGCGGCATCAAACCGCCACCCGGCGTCGTGTTCGTTACGCCATCGGCATGTCGTGCACTGCCCGACACCGCGATTTCTTCCGTCTGCGGCCCGGCCGGCCCCAACACACCACTCTCATTGCCATTATGCCGACGACGTAACGGCGCCGCAGCGGCATGCCCCTTGCCTTGCGCATGAACCGATTTCGATGACGCTGTCTGTGCTTTCGCCGAGGTAGCGGCCAGACCATTACCTGCCATCAGGGTGGCGCAACATAACAGCAGCCGACGATTCGATATGCGCATGGTTAAATCCCGTCCGTTTATTCAGCATTTGAACAAAATTGATCGCGGCAAACTTGGCCTGCCGAATGGACCGCAGTGGGTCACCTTTGGGTTCGGCAGCAAGCATCTGCAAAAACCTTATGCGGGCCATTACTGGATCGCAATAGTTTATTCCTGAAACAAAGAAATTTTTGTGACGACGCCATCCATGCCATCGCTGCAACCGTAACGAACGTTGCCCAGTCGTCATTTGAGATAATCAAGTCGACGGCCGACCAGTTAATATCTATCGCTGAATTAAGCGCCCTCTCCTATGCAGGATCATCCCGACACGGGTGACCGTGTCACTCGCCATTCCCGTGGAGCTTTTATGAAACTCATCATCACCCCGGATGCCGCCTCCGCCACGCATGTCGCGGCGCATCTGTTGGCCGACACGATTCGACAGCGACCCGATGCGGTTCTGGGACTTGCCACGGGGCGAACGATGGAAGGCGTCTATGCAGCACTGGCCGACATCCATCGCGCGGAAGCACTGTCCTTCTCCGGTATCGCGTCTTTCAACCTGGACGAATATGTCGGCCTGCCGCCGAGCGATCCACGCTCTTACCGACATTATATGCAGACCCATCTCTTCGATCATGTGGATGCCGATGAGCGCCATATTCATGTGCCCAATGGCATCGCAGCGGATTTGAAGACCGAATGCGCGGCCTACGAGGCCGCGATCCGCACGCATGGCGGCATTTCACTGCAATTGCTCGGCATCGGCGATACGGGACATATCGGCTTCAACGAACCGCCCTCGCCCTTCGATACGCGCACCCGCGTGGTGGAACTGGACGCCGCCACCCGTCAGCAGAACGCGGAAATGTTCGGCGGCGACCCCGATGCCGTCCCCAGTGAGGCGATCACCATGGGCGTCGGCACCATCCTGGATGCCAAGCGCCTGCTGATGGTGGCGACCGGCCCCGCCAAGGCCGATATCGTCGCGGCGGCGCTGGAAGGACCGATCACGCCGGATGTCAGCGCGTCGGCCATCCGTCTGCACGGCGATGTCGTCGTCGTATTGGACGAAGCCAGCGCAGGCGCCCTGTCGCCGGAAACCCGCGCTCTCGCGAACGCGGGCTGACCCCCCCCCCCTTTACTTCGAGGCGTTCACCAGCGCCTCGATACCCGGTAGAATCGCGATCATCAGGCCGCTTGGCGGCAGCGTGCTTTTCAGCGATGCGACATGGGTCGCGCAAGCCGCGAACACCGCCTGTTGCTGCGCGATCTGTTGCGCAGCTTTCACGCGCCATGCCTTGTTGTGGTGTCCCTTCTCCATCGCCTCCAGACCCGTCAGCGCCAGAGCCGAAAGCTGCTGCGAGACCGGTATGGCCGCCTGAAGTTGCGGTGTCGTGGCCACGACCTGATACGCGCTGGCATTCGCGGCATAAACATTCAGCATCGCGCGCAAGGGGGCCGCAACGCTCAGGTCGCCGGCCGCGTAACGCGACGCCAGACGATTGAACGCCATGGCGGAGAAACTGTCCGGCTGAGCGATCGCGCCCGGCGCATCCAGCATCTCGTCGCCATTGTTCGCCAGGCGATTCATGGCGTAATTCTGCACCGGAACGGTCGCATCCGTCAGTACCGTCAGCGGCTCGATATTGTCCGGCGTCATACGCGCCACCATGCGCGCCCGATTGCGCGATGCCTCAAGCCCGGTCGCTTCCAGTTCCGCCTGAATGGTCGGCAAACGACGTTCCATATCCGCCACGTCCCGCACGCTTTCCGGCGACCAGTAGCGTTCGGCAATGGCGATCGAACGTGGCCACAGGCGCGCATCCGTCATCTCGTCCGAGACGATCTCACTCCACAACGGTGCCTCGCCACCCAGCACCAGTTTCTTCTGCGCGTCGTCCAGCGGCGGTTCATTCGGGTCGAGCGTGAACGCATCGATCATCGGACCGGCTTTTACGCGGGCCTTCGCGCCCTCTTCCGGTGACAGACCATCCGCCTGCACATCGAACGGGTCGACGGCATAATGCTCCGCCGCCGGACGCAGCAGATCCAGATAATAACCCGACGAAACGACCACCGGATGACCGGCCCGTGTTGCGGAACCGATCCATTTCGATCCACGCCAGGCTTCCACGACCACATCCTTGGGAATCGGCGCTTCGCTGACCTCATCCCAGCCCATCATGATCTTGCCCTGATGGGCGAGAACCTTCTCGACCTCCGCCGTGAACGCCGCCTGCAACGCCGGCGCGTCCGCATAACCGTGCGCCTTCATGTACGCGGCGATCTTCGGATTGGTCGTCCATTGCTTCGACACCACCTCATCTCCACCCGAGTGGAAATAACGGTCGGGGAAGAGCGCTCCCATCTCGGCGTAGAGACCTGCGGCAAAACGCAGGACATCCGGCCGCGTCGGGTCGAACGCTGGATTGTTGAGGTTGAGATGTTGCGAACAGCTTGTGGTCGAACCTCCGCCACTGAACGCCGTCTGGCAGGTCTTCAACCATTCCTTCGTCAAGGGAACCGGTTGCTGCGCCGCCAGTTCCGGATAGGCTTGCAGAACCGACAAGGCATGCCCCGGAATGTCGAACTCCGGCACGATACGGATGCCACGATCCGCCGCATAAGCGACGATCTCGCGAATCTGCGCCTGGGTGTAATACTGATGATGACCGCCGATTTCCTGAAGCTTCGGGTAGCGGTGGCTCTCGACACGGAAACCGGTGCCGTCGCTTAGGTGCCAATGCAGCACGTTGAGCTTTGTCAGTTCCATCGCGTCCAGCTGGCGCTTGACGGTCTCGACCGACACGAAGTGGCGCGACACGTCGAGCATCAGCCCACGCCAGACGAAACGTGGCGCATCATCAATATGGGCATCGGCCAGAGTTACGCCCTGCGGCGTGTGCTGCACCAGTTGCAGCAGCGTTGCCAGACCACGAAGAACACCCGCCGGTCCGTTCGCCGTCAGCGTCACGCCATCCGCGCCGGCGTTCAGCGTGTAATGTTCATGTTCGTGAACGGTGAGGTATTCCGGGTCCCGTCCAACGCGAATATGCAACGCCAGCGGCGCGCCGCCCGCAGCCGATGGGCCCGTCAGTTGGTTCAACCGCGTCTGAAAACGGGCGAGCGCGCGTTTCAGGAGCGGCGTGGGCTTTCCACTGTCCCATACGACCTGCATACCTCCCGCAAGGGGCACACCACCGCCGTCGAACGTCGCGGATTGCGGCATTGGCATCAGATCCGGCGCCGCGCGCGCCGGACTCGCCCCTCCCAGCATCAGCGCCATTGCGGCGCAGGACAGGAACATTGCATATCGGGTTCGTTTCATATTCGATATATCCTTATGAATGATCGTATCTGTCAACGGTGTCGAGCGCAGCGCGAAGGGCCTCAATCACCAGAGGATCGGCCGGCGCACGACTCACACCAAAACCCAGGGCCGCGACGACTGGCGCATATTGCTGAACGGGGCCGCGACAGGACCCGTGCACGGCACCGACCCCCGTCTCCCGCACCAGCGCCACCACGTTCGCCGGATTGACGCCACCACCCGCCATAATTTCGATCCGCCCGGCTGCGGCTTGCGTCAGGGAATGCAGGACAGCGGCCCCTTCCGGTGCCGTCCTGGCACCGCCAGATGTCAGGATGCGCTCGAAACCAAGTTCGATTGCCGTTTCCAACGCCCGCAACGGCTCAGGCACCAGATCGAAAGCCCGGTGCAGCGTCCGCCCCATCGTGCCGCAAGCCGCACTCAGCCGTGCCAGCATGGCGATATCCAGCGTCCCATCGTCCCGGCTGGCCCCCAGCACGACGCCCGCCAGACCCGCCGAGCGCGCCGCGGCAATATCGCCGAGCATGACCGCTTCCTCTTCCGCATCGAACACGAAGTCACCCGCGCGCGGTCGGATCATCG is a genomic window containing:
- a CDS encoding TonB-dependent receptor encodes the protein MRKAPSRSKPHSCRSARLLRRTGATLLCSTIMMPLALGAEPTNKPSGPKATRAGNARANPAAPRQHASSPTSENIQVVGGIGSANGVTNTTAGGGLLPPEKSPQAQQSVTRDFIAKQSPTSNPLSLIQYIPGVTLSNADAFGQSDQSSFYMRGMTQTSVGYTINGIPAADMSHYTPYTSEAADTENIQKITVQQGVADIAMPVYNAIAGSIKETLTDPAEHFGGKLDLSYGNHQAAREFLRLDSGEIGHTGIRTFASYSYGTHAMWLGPGRSRRSHIDSMALKEWGEGNSARIFLTYNQASEPYFLSITMPQWKQFGRSAAYYDPTYTPGDYNYYKLNSEQSHSVIIGAPFTFNLGHGLTFESAPYYVHIHGTFNNGQTQAEYGYNGTQPTGNLNLPGAVDGYAPVMAIDNSNQHAAGFNNTLSWKYGHNELKVGYWYNYYDQTESAPITLIGDNGEGENYWGKYPIRGQNGDPLLQFNIHLIQQLNSLFVSDTYKALNDKLILNAGFKYVMMSYHSTNLIPGDLYNYGRNDGQPLPQVSASYQITPHDQIYLDAATAFKEPQGILVYGTYWDGSSPTVDLAHSTNLKAQYSISEEIGYRHTGLVNITASFFNYNSTNRQSSISSYIGGRLVSNYINAGGQTSRGFQIAAGLRPWHGFSPYASFQYLHVTTDNNLPRGADYIRSAGKIAPYSPKYTVNVGLSYDNGHFFANGYMSYVSSQYSTYMDDQTMPGYAIGNVTMGYRFKKLWIAKYPQVQVNAMNITDNKYLAAGNGGLNARTTRGVFGSTISGSSPTYVIGGGFGLIFSVSTGF
- a CDS encoding DeoR/GlpR family DNA-binding transcription regulator; amino-acid sequence: MQPDRLTQIRHYLYRHGATGVNELAQIVDSSVATIRRDLQRLEEQGFVRRTHGGAEIVDSGGQEIGFEARESHCLRAKRAIAEAAYGHIRPHSSVFLDSGTTVLQLARRLRLEPMPLNVFTNSIAIVDALLDTPKLQISLLAGRIRNENRSIVGPLAERSIEALWFDQLFLGASAVLPDGGIATPDSDEASLNAAMIRHSTMQFLLMDSSKFGQHATFRVGKLEDVSHVVTDSGLAEDWIARLAQGNLAHTCVPVDVDGDAGMIDA
- a CDS encoding alpha-galactosidase — protein: MRRFTSGVFLASVSLMAFSSAQAEDSTVLNPGTPVASLTNAQQSFGNSAVRLSWIKRGSKLVEPKFTDQAHGQTIALRGLFTVNLANGEALTSADLPLTQAPRVETITPDVKASRAADHLPGQAVTARFADPQGRFTLVWRAEQREGSPYLRESIALTPRSQALAIRNVALLEANSNDGEVIGDVQGSPVFIDDSYFGIENPLSESLAFNGRTRLTLAQALPIQADHAFTVSAVGGVVRHGQMRRDFQIYVERERTHPYRPFLNYNSWYDIGYFTPYTQADAENRIKAFGEELVRRRGVELNSYLFDDGWDDRSGTWQFSKDFPQGFRPLCQLASSYGAAPGVWLSPWGGYSKPKEIRVAAGQKIGLETRDGGFDLSGPNYYAVFHKAVMTLLREDCINQFKFDGTGNANQVAPDSVFNSDFDAAIHLIADIYRTKPNTFINLTTGTYPSPFWLRTADSIWRGGEDDMLRGVGTRRQRWITYRDSDTYHNIVVKAPLFPLNSLMLHGIIYAQKNQRLNDDPGHDFPDEVHSFFGTGTDEQELYITPSLLKPADWDVIAQTAKWARANADVLKDSHWVGGDPGRLEPYGWAAWTPHKAIITLRNPDQTSRNILIEPRKVLELPSDAPSHYAVHALWAKSAAPKTLDAETPVVIRLAPFEVMTLELTP